In a single window of the Microbacterium sp. SL75 genome:
- a CDS encoding carbohydrate ABC transporter permease: MTTATLPEVTGARVRSSRRAPARKKASLSSPRTRVLRVVANTLLLVVGILFVVPLVWLVTASLDAQPTLAIKMPEVVTLDNFAAVMKPDLLFQPLWNSVLLAGGTSIATVVLASLAAYPLSRYRMRVGKPFLYAVLFGTCLPITAIMVPVYSLFVQLNLIDSIGGTILFLTASALPIAIWMMKNFMDGVPVELEHAAWMDGAGSMRTLVQIVLPLMRPGIAVVFIFTFIQAWGNFFVPFVLLLSPDYQPAAVSIFNFFGSFGAVAYGQLAAYSIVYSLPVLGLYVLVQRGLGGPSALAGAVKG; this comes from the coding sequence ATGACCACCGCCACCCTTCCCGAGGTCACCGGCGCTCGCGTCCGGTCGTCGCGCCGTGCACCCGCGCGCAAGAAGGCGTCCCTGTCGTCGCCGCGTACCCGTGTGCTGCGGGTCGTCGCCAACACGCTGCTCCTCGTCGTCGGCATCCTGTTCGTCGTGCCTCTCGTCTGGCTCGTCACGGCCTCGCTCGATGCGCAACCCACCCTCGCCATCAAGATGCCCGAGGTCGTCACCCTCGACAACTTCGCCGCCGTCATGAAGCCCGACCTGCTCTTCCAGCCCCTGTGGAACAGCGTCCTGCTGGCGGGAGGCACCTCGATCGCGACGGTCGTGCTCGCCTCGCTCGCCGCCTATCCGCTGTCGCGGTACAGGATGCGCGTGGGAAAGCCCTTCCTCTACGCGGTGCTCTTCGGCACGTGCCTTCCGATCACGGCGATCATGGTGCCGGTCTACAGCTTGTTCGTGCAGCTGAATCTCATCGACTCGATCGGCGGCACGATCCTCTTCCTGACCGCGAGCGCTCTGCCGATCGCGATCTGGATGATGAAGAACTTCATGGACGGCGTACCCGTCGAGCTCGAACACGCCGCATGGATGGACGGTGCGGGTTCGATGCGCACCCTCGTCCAGATCGTGCTGCCCCTCATGCGCCCGGGCATCGCGGTGGTGTTCATCTTCACGTTCATCCAGGCGTGGGGGAACTTCTTCGTTCCCTTCGTGCTGCTGCTCAGCCCCGACTACCAGCCGGCGGCGGTCAGCATCTTCAACTTCTTCGGGTCGTTCGGAGCCGTGGCCTACGGCCAGCTCGCGGCCTACTCGATCGTCTACTCCCTTCCGGTCCTCGGCCTGTACGTGCTCGTGCAGCGCGGACTCGGCGGCCCGTCGGCCCTCGCCGGCGCGGTCAAGGGCTGA
- a CDS encoding extracellular solute-binding protein — MKKLTMATGLLTATALTVALAGCSAGSAGAGDGKTIRVAYQTTATFNQMQTLMETAKSQYEAAHPGMTVELVPIQAEGADYYTKLALMNKSASTAPDVQYEDTFKIQSDAAAGYLLPLDDYLSTWSDWSQFAEGAKQAGLGPDGKTYGVSLGTDTRGLWYNKEIFAKAGISVPWQPKTWADVLSAAEKVKAADPDVIPINVYSGKTAGEAASMQGLEMLLYGTEDSLYDTSSKKWVVGSQGFKDSLQFVSDVYQGGLGPSLQQALDPNIFTSVTADWLPKGKLAIALDGSWQSAAWVDGGTAPWPAWSDALGIAAMPTQKGQAPGTTSMSGGWTLAIGKNTKNADAAWDFLSTAVNKDNATSYNIDNSQIAVRSDVAQSSEYLDANPSFKTFSSFVDTTHFRPATEDYDKISNQIQVAMEAVMTGQSSVDDAAAAYDQAVIGIVGEDNTQNG; from the coding sequence ATGAAGAAACTGACGATGGCGACCGGTCTTCTGACCGCCACCGCCCTGACCGTGGCCCTCGCCGGCTGCTCCGCGGGGAGCGCGGGTGCGGGCGACGGAAAGACGATCCGCGTCGCGTACCAGACCACGGCGACCTTCAACCAGATGCAGACGCTGATGGAGACCGCCAAGTCGCAGTACGAGGCCGCGCATCCGGGTATGACCGTCGAGCTCGTGCCGATCCAGGCCGAGGGCGCCGACTACTACACGAAGCTCGCGCTGATGAACAAGTCGGCCAGCACCGCCCCCGACGTCCAGTACGAAGACACCTTCAAGATCCAGTCCGACGCGGCCGCCGGCTACCTGCTTCCCCTCGACGACTACCTCTCGACGTGGAGCGATTGGTCGCAGTTCGCCGAGGGGGCCAAGCAGGCCGGTCTCGGCCCCGATGGCAAGACCTACGGCGTCTCGCTCGGCACGGACACCCGCGGCCTCTGGTACAACAAGGAGATCTTCGCGAAGGCCGGCATCTCGGTGCCCTGGCAGCCGAAGACCTGGGCCGACGTGCTCTCCGCGGCCGAGAAGGTCAAGGCGGCCGACCCCGACGTCATCCCGATCAACGTCTACTCGGGCAAGACGGCCGGCGAAGCGGCATCCATGCAGGGTCTCGAGATGCTCCTCTACGGCACCGAAGACAGCCTCTACGACACCTCCTCGAAGAAGTGGGTGGTGGGCAGCCAGGGCTTCAAGGACTCGCTGCAGTTCGTCAGCGACGTCTACCAGGGCGGCCTCGGGCCCTCGCTCCAGCAGGCGCTCGACCCCAACATCTTCACCAGCGTGACCGCCGACTGGCTGCCCAAGGGCAAGCTCGCCATCGCCCTCGACGGCTCCTGGCAGTCGGCCGCCTGGGTCGACGGCGGCACGGCCCCGTGGCCCGCATGGAGCGACGCCCTCGGCATCGCCGCGATGCCGACGCAGAAGGGGCAGGCGCCCGGCACGACCAGCATGTCGGGCGGGTGGACGCTCGCGATCGGCAAGAACACCAAGAACGCCGACGCCGCGTGGGACTTCCTCTCCACGGCCGTCAACAAGGACAACGCCACGTCCTACAACATCGACAACAGCCAGATCGCGGTGCGCTCCGACGTGGCCCAGTCCAGCGAGTACCTCGACGCGAACCCGAGCTTCAAGACGTTCTCGAGCTTCGTCGACACCACGCACTTCCGTCCGGCGACCGAGGACTACGACAAGATCTCGAACCAGATCCAGGTCGCCATGGAAGCCGTCATGACCGGGCAGTCCAGCGTCGACGACGCGGCCGCCGCCTACGATCAGGCCGTCATCGGCATCGTCGGCGAAGACAACACCCAGAACGGCTGA
- a CDS encoding carbohydrate ABC transporter permease — protein MTALAQTGATGTDRGSRAKTRGLRSSARALPLLPAALLLAVFLLGPILVSLWGSLTNATLSGSTAVASEFVGLDNYTQLFKAPDFPVAVVNTIVFVFFSAVIGQNILGLALALMMRSGNRVVTAVVGTIVVTAWVLPEIVAAFAAYAFFRDNGTLNAILAVFGLDPVSWLFTMPVLMVIFANIWRGTAFSMMVYSAALADVPPEITEAAEVDGASGIKRLLLITIPMIRSTIGTNSMIVTLQTLSVFTLIFVMTGGGPGNKSTTLPILAYQEGLKFGELGYGTAIATIMLLIGAIFSFFYVRALREEVSS, from the coding sequence ATGACCGCCCTGGCTCAGACCGGGGCGACCGGAACCGACCGGGGGTCGCGCGCCAAGACGCGCGGCCTCCGGTCCTCGGCCCGGGCGCTCCCGCTCCTTCCCGCAGCACTGCTGCTCGCCGTGTTCCTGCTCGGTCCGATCCTCGTCTCGCTGTGGGGCTCCCTCACCAACGCGACGCTCTCGGGCTCCACGGCGGTCGCGAGCGAGTTCGTCGGCCTCGACAACTACACCCAGCTCTTCAAGGCCCCCGACTTCCCGGTCGCGGTCGTCAACACGATCGTCTTCGTGTTCTTCTCGGCCGTCATCGGCCAGAACATCCTGGGTCTCGCACTTGCTCTCATGATGCGCTCGGGCAACCGCGTCGTCACCGCGGTGGTCGGCACGATCGTCGTCACGGCGTGGGTGCTGCCCGAGATTGTCGCGGCCTTCGCCGCCTACGCCTTCTTCCGCGACAACGGCACCCTCAACGCCATCCTCGCCGTCTTCGGGCTCGACCCGGTCAGCTGGCTGTTCACGATGCCGGTGCTCATGGTCATCTTCGCCAACATCTGGCGCGGGACGGCCTTCTCGATGATGGTCTATTCGGCGGCTCTGGCCGACGTGCCGCCCGAGATCACCGAGGCCGCCGAGGTCGACGGCGCGAGCGGCATCAAGCGCCTCCTGCTCATCACGATCCCCATGATCCGCTCGACCATCGGGACGAACTCGATGATCGTCACGCTGCAGACCCTCTCGGTCTTCACGCTCATCTTCGTCATGACCGGCGGTGGCCCCGGCAACAAGAGCACGACGCTGCCGATCCTCGCCTACCAGGAGGGCCTGAAGTTCGGCGAGCTCGGGTACGGCACTGCGATCGCCACGATCATGCTGCTCATCGGTGCGATCTTCTCCTTCTTCTACGTCCGCGCGCTGCGCGAGGAGGTCTCCTCATGA
- a CDS encoding alpha-mannosidase: MHDRTALTEMRIERFVRERLAPAVYRARQPLDIQAWEAPGEPVTFAEARDAEYRPFAVGTPWGRAWGTTWFAVSGEIPAAWRDGSGTLPAGTVAEFVVDLGFTAGQSGFQCEALIWNRDGAPIKGVSPFNNATAAAIGTDGRIDVLVEAASNPDVGSLFTFEPTHLGDPATAGDAPLYTLREMSIGLRDLAVWELLQDFRLLHGLIAELDATSARRATLLEGMDAAIDAVDPDDVAATAQAGRDALAPLLAAPAASSAHVLHAVGHAHIDSAWLWPVRETARKVSRTFSNVLSLMDEDPEFVFASSSAQQFAWMKEHYPALWERLKARVAEGRFVPVGGMWVESDTNMVGGEAMARQFVEGKSFFLEEFGIDTEEVWLPDSFGYSAALPQIMKAAGARWFLTQKISWNETNRIPHHTFRWEGIDGSRIFTHFPPVDKYNSEVTAADLAHAERNFADKGRARTSLLPYGFGDGGGGPTREMTATIARTHSLEGAPVVKHSTPRAFFETAEAEYADPAVWAGELYLEFHRGTYTSQLRTKQGNRRSEHLLREAELWASTATVRTGAAYPAGALRRLWRLVLLQQFHDILPGTSIAWVHRDAERNYAAIATELEQIIADSLRALVGTGEHAVVANAAPHRRAGTPALAIAPAVPAGDVAPRPAGEGFVLDNGLVRVVVDGRGLITSMIEVASGREAVPAGESAGLFEVFRDTPTQWDAWDIDETYRRHVTPLDSAEAVRLDGDAVLVERRTGDSTIVTRIALANGSRTVRLSLEVDWHEQQKLLKLGVPVDVHTDRAASEIQFGHVVRPTHTNTSWDAARFETAAHRWVRVAEPGFGVAVTNDSTYGHDITRHERGAGGTFSLVRLSIIRSAKFPDPGQDQGAHHLEVGIVVGADVVDAVAEGYRTNLPERTVADAAESTVAPLVTLDRPGVVVEAVKLAQDGSGDVVVRLYEALGERTRARVEAGFEVAGVTETDLLEREVDAAAVTSVAGGVVELDLRPFQLVTLRLAR; this comes from the coding sequence ATGCACGACCGCACCGCGCTCACCGAGATGCGCATCGAACGCTTCGTCCGCGAGCGTCTCGCCCCCGCCGTCTACCGCGCCCGCCAGCCCCTCGACATCCAGGCATGGGAGGCCCCCGGCGAGCCCGTGACCTTCGCCGAGGCTCGGGATGCCGAGTACCGCCCCTTCGCCGTCGGAACGCCGTGGGGTCGGGCGTGGGGCACCACCTGGTTCGCCGTGTCGGGAGAGATCCCCGCCGCCTGGCGTGACGGCTCGGGCACCTTGCCCGCCGGGACGGTGGCCGAGTTCGTCGTCGACCTCGGGTTCACCGCCGGGCAGAGCGGCTTCCAGTGCGAGGCGCTGATCTGGAACCGCGACGGGGCACCGATCAAGGGCGTTTCGCCCTTCAACAACGCCACCGCGGCGGCCATCGGCACCGACGGCCGGATCGACGTGCTCGTCGAGGCCGCCTCCAACCCCGACGTGGGCAGCCTCTTCACGTTCGAGCCGACGCACCTCGGCGACCCCGCGACGGCGGGAGATGCTCCTCTCTATACGCTGCGCGAGATGTCGATCGGCCTGCGCGACCTCGCGGTGTGGGAGCTGCTGCAGGACTTCCGGCTCCTGCACGGCCTCATCGCCGAGCTCGACGCCACCTCCGCGCGCCGGGCGACCCTCCTCGAGGGAATGGATGCCGCGATCGACGCGGTCGATCCCGATGACGTCGCGGCGACGGCGCAGGCCGGTCGCGACGCGCTCGCTCCTCTGCTCGCCGCCCCCGCGGCATCCAGCGCTCATGTCCTGCACGCGGTCGGTCATGCGCACATCGACTCGGCGTGGCTCTGGCCGGTGCGGGAGACCGCCCGTAAGGTGTCGCGCACCTTCAGCAACGTGCTCTCGCTCATGGACGAAGATCCCGAGTTCGTCTTCGCCAGCTCGTCCGCGCAGCAGTTCGCGTGGATGAAGGAGCACTACCCGGCCCTCTGGGAGCGGCTCAAGGCGCGCGTCGCCGAGGGGCGCTTCGTGCCGGTGGGCGGCATGTGGGTCGAGTCCGACACCAACATGGTGGGCGGCGAGGCCATGGCCCGGCAGTTCGTCGAGGGCAAGTCGTTCTTCCTCGAGGAGTTCGGCATCGACACCGAGGAGGTGTGGCTGCCCGACTCCTTCGGCTACAGCGCAGCGCTGCCCCAGATCATGAAGGCCGCGGGCGCCCGCTGGTTCCTCACGCAGAAGATCTCGTGGAACGAGACCAACCGCATCCCGCACCACACCTTCCGCTGGGAGGGGATCGACGGTTCGCGCATCTTCACGCACTTCCCGCCGGTCGACAAGTACAACTCCGAGGTCACCGCGGCCGACCTCGCGCACGCCGAGCGCAACTTCGCCGACAAGGGCCGCGCGCGCACCTCGCTCCTTCCCTACGGCTTCGGCGACGGCGGCGGCGGACCCACCCGCGAGATGACCGCGACGATCGCTCGCACGCACTCGCTCGAGGGCGCGCCGGTGGTGAAGCACTCCACCCCGCGTGCCTTCTTCGAAACGGCCGAGGCCGAGTACGCCGATCCGGCCGTGTGGGCGGGGGAGCTGTACCTGGAGTTCCACCGCGGCACGTACACCAGCCAGCTGCGCACCAAGCAGGGCAACCGCCGCAGCGAGCACCTGCTGCGCGAGGCCGAGCTGTGGGCTTCGACCGCGACCGTGCGCACCGGTGCCGCCTACCCGGCCGGGGCGTTGCGTCGCCTGTGGCGCCTGGTGCTGCTGCAGCAGTTCCACGACATCCTGCCCGGCACCTCGATCGCGTGGGTGCACCGCGATGCCGAGCGCAACTACGCGGCGATCGCGACGGAGCTCGAGCAGATCATCGCCGACAGCCTCCGCGCTCTCGTGGGCACCGGGGAGCACGCGGTCGTGGCGAACGCCGCGCCTCACCGTCGTGCCGGGACCCCGGCGCTCGCGATCGCCCCCGCGGTCCCGGCCGGCGACGTCGCACCCCGGCCCGCGGGCGAGGGCTTCGTGCTCGACAACGGCCTCGTGCGCGTGGTCGTCGACGGCCGCGGTCTGATCACCTCGATGATCGAGGTCGCCTCGGGTCGCGAGGCCGTTCCCGCCGGAGAGTCGGCGGGGCTGTTCGAGGTGTTCCGCGACACTCCCACCCAGTGGGACGCGTGGGACATCGACGAGACCTACCGTCGCCATGTCACCCCCCTCGACTCCGCCGAGGCCGTCCGCCTCGACGGCGACGCGGTGCTGGTCGAGCGACGCACGGGCGATTCCACGATCGTCACGCGCATCGCCCTGGCCAACGGGTCGCGCACGGTGCGTCTCTCGCTCGAGGTCGATTGGCACGAGCAGCAGAAGCTCCTCAAGCTCGGTGTGCCCGTGGACGTGCACACCGATCGCGCGGCCAGCGAGATCCAGTTCGGTCACGTCGTTCGTCCGACCCACACGAACACCTCGTGGGACGCCGCGCGCTTCGAGACCGCCGCCCACCGCTGGGTCCGGGTGGCCGAGCCGGGGTTCGGCGTGGCCGTCACCAACGACTCCACCTACGGCCACGACATCACGCGCCACGAGCGCGGGGCGGGTGGAACGTTCTCGCTGGTGCGGCTGTCGATCATCCGCTCGGCGAAATTCCCCGATCCCGGTCAGGACCAGGGAGCGCACCACCTCGAGGTCGGTATCGTCGTGGGCGCCGACGTGGTCGACGCCGTGGCCGAGGGCTACCGCACCAACCTGCCCGAGCGCACGGTGGCGGATGCCGCCGAGTCGACGGTCGCACCCCTGGTCACGCTCGATCGTCCCGGGGTGGTCGTCGAGGCGGTCAAGCTCGCGCAGGACGGCTCGGGAGACGTCGTCGTGCGCCTGTACGAGGCGTTGGGCGAGCGCACGCGCGCGCGCGTGGAGGCCGGGTTCGAGGTCGCGGGTGTCACCGAGACCGATCTGCTCGAGCGCGAGGTCGACGCCGCCGCGGTGACGAGCGTGGCGGGCGGAGTGGTCGAACTCGACCTGCGCCCGTTCCAACTGGTCACGCTGCGTCTCGCCCGCTGA